A genomic segment from Bartonella ancashensis encodes:
- a CDS encoding MliC family protein, whose translation MKKITLFILGTLPLGGILLFKQFNPFSDSLTIEIPKDSKLTKETVKYLCDTGVDKEKVDVTYFNARNISLADFTWKGDRVVGANVISASGVKFMGGQYIWWTRKNEAVLYDLINDPAQENPTHCEEEK comes from the coding sequence ATGAAAAAGATAACCTTGTTTATTTTAGGAACTTTACCTCTTGGAGGTATTTTACTTTTTAAACAATTCAACCCTTTTAGCGATTCTTTGACCATTGAAATACCGAAAGATTCAAAATTAACCAAAGAAACAGTCAAATATCTATGTGACACCGGAGTAGATAAAGAAAAAGTCGACGTAACTTATTTCAATGCTAGAAATATCTCCCTAGCTGACTTTACTTGGAAGGGCGACCGCGTTGTTGGTGCAAATGTTATTTCTGCATCTGGGGTTAAATTTATGGGAGGCCAGTATATTTGGTGGACAAGAAAAAATGAAGCTGTGCTCTACGACCTTATAAACGATCCAGCACAGGAAAATCCTACTCACTGTGAAGAAGAAAAATAG
- a CDS encoding D-alanyl-D-alanine carboxypeptidase family protein produces the protein MRQLFYKFPLIYILSMANTLALSHPFISVDVATGRILEHNQAFERLHPASLTQLMTVYIAFRAMSMGKISPEKFILISKNAKKSPSNNSDYKAGSTLTLDAALSITLVKSANDLAIAIGEAISGSQEAFVKQMNAEAQRLGMFGTHFVNASGMLDPENYSTARDLALLAVQIRREFPQYAHYFSTPAIDFGANQKIQYNSNNLIGRFDGIDGMAASFICSSGFSLAASATRNGRTIIAIILGAKNINEREEKAAQLLNKGFSYKGSLQSTLATLEPYGIKIKQITDMERQMCSHETAKKQLDSNDDDHNIAFTSPLIATAPSSIIPLLIYSTTAPKTHKVTAKILRNIPVPRKRPGT, from the coding sequence ATGCGTCAGCTCTTTTACAAATTCCCTTTGATTTATATTTTGAGTATGGCAAATACTCTAGCCTTGAGTCATCCTTTTATTTCTGTTGATGTTGCAACTGGACGCATATTAGAACATAACCAAGCCTTCGAACGTTTGCACCCTGCCTCTCTAACACAATTGATGACTGTTTATATCGCTTTTCGTGCTATGAGTATGGGAAAAATTTCACCAGAAAAATTTATTCTCATAAGCAAAAATGCGAAAAAATCCCCTTCCAACAATTCAGACTACAAAGCTGGTTCTACTTTAACTCTCGACGCAGCTTTAAGTATTACTTTGGTGAAATCCGCCAATGATTTAGCAATTGCCATCGGCGAAGCAATTTCTGGATCACAAGAAGCCTTTGTAAAACAAATGAATGCTGAAGCTCAACGTTTAGGCATGTTTGGGACTCACTTTGTTAATGCAAGCGGAATGCTGGATCCTGAAAATTATTCAACTGCACGTGATCTTGCTCTTTTAGCTGTTCAAATTCGTCGAGAATTTCCCCAATACGCTCATTATTTTTCTACCCCAGCAATTGATTTTGGAGCCAATCAAAAAATTCAATATAACTCAAATAATCTCATTGGTCGTTTTGACGGAATAGATGGTATGGCTGCAAGTTTTATTTGCTCATCTGGATTTAGCCTTGCTGCTTCCGCAACTCGTAATGGTCGTACAATTATCGCTATTATCTTAGGAGCAAAAAACATTAATGAAAGAGAGGAAAAAGCTGCACAATTACTTAACAAAGGCTTCTCATACAAAGGATCATTACAATCGACCTTAGCAACATTGGAGCCTTATGGTATAAAAATTAAGCAAATAACAGATATGGAACGACAAATGTGCTCCCATGAAACCGCCAAAAAACAATTAGACTCCAATGACGATGATCATAACATCGCTTTCACTTCACCTTTAATTGCTACCGCACCATCTTCTATTATTCCATTACTAATATACTCTACAACTGCGCCAAAAACACATAAAGTTACAGCTAAAATACTAAGAAACATTCCCGTTCCTCGTAAACGGCCTGGTACATAA
- a CDS encoding lysophospholipid acyltransferase family protein — translation MLILRSLFFTFAFYITTLAQMFLYAPFYFLMPRKKAWIIPKTWARITLFLQKYIVGTNYEIEGIENLPDGAYIIAPKHQSSWETFGLVPYLDDPAFIMKRELMWLPFFGWYMAKIQIIPINRTTPIKALKMIINSAKQQIKKGRQILIFPEGTRRQPGQEPVYKSGILALYNELKLPVVPIAHNAGLYWPHNNFRRYPGTIRVRILPPIKTGLNKHDFLKKLIQTTENACDELLIQATKDPISPPMPPSAIKRLKALGYNWEGPVRS, via the coding sequence GTGCTTATTCTTCGTTCTCTTTTCTTTACATTTGCTTTTTACATAACAACTCTCGCGCAGATGTTTTTATATGCCCCTTTTTACTTTTTAATGCCACGTAAAAAGGCATGGATCATTCCAAAAACATGGGCGCGCATTACATTATTTCTACAAAAATATATCGTCGGTACAAACTACGAAATTGAAGGTATAGAAAACCTCCCAGACGGGGCTTATATTATTGCTCCTAAACATCAATCTTCGTGGGAAACCTTTGGTCTTGTTCCCTATTTAGATGACCCCGCTTTTATTATGAAGCGCGAGCTTATGTGGCTTCCTTTTTTTGGCTGGTATATGGCAAAAATACAAATCATTCCAATCAATCGTACCACACCTATCAAAGCTCTTAAAATGATCATCAATAGTGCAAAACAACAAATAAAGAAGGGACGCCAAATTCTTATTTTTCCAGAAGGGACACGCCGACAACCTGGTCAAGAACCAGTCTATAAATCAGGTATTCTTGCTCTTTACAATGAACTAAAACTTCCTGTTGTTCCCATTGCACACAATGCTGGATTATATTGGCCACACAATAATTTTCGCCGTTATCCAGGAACCATTCGTGTCCGCATCCTTCCCCCCATTAAAACGGGTCTAAATAAGCATGATTTTTTAAAAAAGCTCATCCAAACAACGGAAAATGCTTGCGATGAGTTGCTTATACAAGCAACAAAAGATCCAATATCTCCTCCTATGCCTCCTTCTGCTATTAAAAGGCTTAAAGCACTTGGATATAACTGGGAAGGTCCTGTACGTAGCTGA
- a CDS encoding acetyl-CoA carboxylase carboxyltransferase subunit alpha yields MYNYLDFEKPVADLDVQILELKKIVQEKGALDMSDEITHLEMRSQTALRDLYKKLSPWQKTQVARHPDRPHFMDYSAQLLSDVTPLAGDRKFAEDEAIQAGFARFRGEAIAYIGQEKGYDTQTRLRYNFGSARPEGYRKAVRIMEMADRFGLPLLTFVDTAGAYPGVSAEERGQAEAIAQSTAATLRLKVPVVSVIIGEGGSGGAIAIAAANKVYMLEHSIYSVISPEGAASILWRDSTRAKDAATNMHITAQDLYKLKIIDGIITEPLGGAHRQKEMAVEATGNVIATALKSMMGKSGETIKQERRQKYLQIGRSLG; encoded by the coding sequence ATGTATAATTATCTTGATTTTGAAAAACCAGTTGCGGATCTCGATGTACAAATTCTTGAGCTAAAGAAAATTGTTCAGGAAAAGGGTGCTCTTGATATGAGTGATGAGATTACGCATCTTGAGATGCGCTCTCAAACGGCTTTGCGGGATTTGTATAAAAAATTATCACCATGGCAAAAGACACAAGTTGCTCGCCATCCTGATCGCCCCCATTTTATGGATTATTCAGCACAATTATTAAGTGATGTGACACCTTTGGCAGGGGATCGTAAATTTGCAGAAGATGAGGCTATCCAAGCTGGTTTTGCAAGATTTAGGGGTGAAGCAATTGCGTATATTGGTCAAGAAAAGGGCTATGATACACAGACTAGGTTGCGTTATAATTTTGGTTCTGCACGTCCTGAAGGATATCGTAAGGCTGTGCGGATTATGGAGATGGCTGATCGCTTTGGGCTGCCACTTCTTACGTTTGTTGATACAGCAGGAGCTTACCCTGGTGTGAGTGCTGAGGAGCGTGGTCAGGCTGAAGCAATTGCTCAGTCAACAGCTGCTACTTTGCGTCTGAAGGTTCCTGTTGTTTCGGTTATCATCGGAGAAGGTGGATCTGGAGGGGCGATAGCAATTGCCGCTGCAAATAAAGTTTATATGCTGGAGCATTCTATTTATTCTGTCATTTCTCCAGAGGGAGCTGCCTCGATTTTATGGCGTGATTCAACTCGTGCAAAAGATGCAGCGACTAATATGCATATTACAGCTCAAGATCTTTATAAATTAAAAATTATTGATGGTATCATTACAGAGCCTTTGGGGGGTGCGCATCGGCAAAAAGAAATGGCTGTTGAAGCAACAGGTAATGTTATTGCAACAGCTCTGAAATCTATGATGGGAAAGAGTGGTGAAACGATTAAACAAGAACGTCGACAAAAATATCTCCAAATTGGTCGCTCATTAGGATGA
- a CDS encoding site-specific tyrosine recombinase XerD — MENNVIVDQFLEMMSAERGISVHTLAAYHRDLQWAQDELSSREVSLFSAQRKDLISLLSFMHMSGFAATSQARRLSTLRQFYQFLYAEGLRKDNPSSDIDTPRQGRSLPKIVSEDVVMKLLDHAQLEVDQADHGSKNYLRTLRLQVLAEMLYATGLRISELVSLPVQAVRGEEQFILVCGKGKKERMVLLSAKACQTLSQWLLVRDKGQDAGSPYLFPARSSTGYIARQFIARGLKDLAKRAGINGEDFSPHVLRHAFASHLLQNGADLRVVQHLLGHSDISTTQIYTHVLETGLYRLVNEHHPLVDQQKSG, encoded by the coding sequence ATGGAAAACAATGTTATTGTTGATCAATTTCTTGAAATGATGAGTGCTGAGCGAGGGATTTCTGTTCACACGCTCGCAGCTTATCATCGCGATTTACAATGGGCACAAGATGAATTGTCTTCACGCGAAGTTTCTCTTTTTTCAGCACAAAGGAAAGATTTAATTAGCCTTTTGTCATTTATGCATATGTCTGGTTTTGCAGCAACTTCACAAGCACGCCGTTTATCAACTTTGCGTCAATTTTACCAATTTCTTTATGCCGAAGGATTGAGGAAAGATAATCCCTCTAGTGATATTGATACACCTCGTCAAGGGCGTTCTTTGCCCAAGATTGTAAGTGAGGATGTGGTTATGAAATTACTCGACCATGCACAGTTAGAAGTTGATCAAGCAGATCATGGATCTAAGAATTATCTTCGCACGTTACGTCTTCAAGTTTTAGCTGAAATGCTTTATGCTACAGGTCTTCGTATTAGTGAGTTGGTGAGTCTTCCTGTGCAAGCAGTACGAGGAGAGGAGCAGTTTATTTTAGTGTGTGGTAAGGGTAAAAAAGAAAGGATGGTTCTCCTCTCTGCGAAGGCGTGCCAAACTCTTTCTCAGTGGCTTCTTGTGCGTGACAAGGGGCAAGATGCTGGAAGTCCATATCTTTTTCCTGCACGTTCATCAACAGGATATATTGCTCGCCAATTTATTGCTAGAGGACTGAAAGATCTCGCTAAAAGAGCAGGAATAAATGGTGAAGATTTTTCTCCTCATGTTTTGCGCCATGCTTTTGCAAGCCATCTTTTGCAAAATGGTGCTGATTTACGTGTAGTGCAACATTTATTAGGCCACAGTGATATTTCAACCACTCAAATTTACACACATGTGTTAGAAACAGGCCTTTATCGTTTAGTAAATGAGCATCATCCCCTTGTTGATCAGCAGAAGAGTGGTTAA
- a CDS encoding L,D-transpeptidase family protein: MMFRKLFLIPIFCIIGIFSAYQREAFAFFTTKSERPLPTRIRWKMAVNGIDQYAPIMMRFFKEESIAEIWKQNRKGRFVLVAYYGICKWSGGLGPKYKEGDYQTPEGFYTVRANQMNPRSQYYLSFNIGFPNSYDRAHNRTGSYIMVHGGCSSVGCYAMSDKNMAQIYAFARDALRGGQKEFYVHSFPFRMTDANMDRYRTYPHYPFWMMLKEGYDFFEKHHIPPEVDVREKRYVFS, from the coding sequence ATGATGTTTAGGAAATTATTCTTAATACCTATTTTTTGTATAATTGGAATATTCAGTGCCTATCAGAGGGAAGCTTTTGCGTTTTTTACAACCAAGAGCGAACGGCCGCTGCCTACGAGAATTCGATGGAAAATGGCTGTAAATGGTATTGATCAATATGCACCAATTATGATGCGATTTTTTAAAGAAGAAAGTATTGCCGAAATTTGGAAACAAAATCGTAAAGGGCGCTTTGTACTTGTTGCATATTACGGTATCTGTAAATGGTCGGGTGGACTTGGACCAAAGTACAAAGAGGGTGATTATCAAACACCGGAAGGATTTTATACGGTTCGTGCAAATCAAATGAATCCTCGTTCACAATATTACCTTTCCTTTAATATTGGTTTCCCCAATTCATATGACAGGGCTCATAATCGTACAGGAAGTTATATCATGGTTCATGGTGGATGTTCTTCTGTGGGATGTTATGCGATGAGTGACAAAAATATGGCACAGATCTATGCTTTTGCACGAGATGCTTTAAGAGGTGGACAGAAGGAATTTTATGTACATTCCTTCCCCTTTCGTATGACTGATGCCAATATGGATCGTTATCGCACTTATCCGCATTATCCATTTTGGATGATGTTGAAGGAGGGATATGATTTTTTTGAAAAGCATCATATACCTCCAGAAGTTGACGTACGGGAAAAACGTTACGTTTTTAGTTAG